The following proteins are co-located in the Gossypium hirsutum isolate 1008001.06 chromosome A02, Gossypium_hirsutum_v2.1, whole genome shotgun sequence genome:
- the LOC107952566 gene encoding protein SOB FIVE-LIKE 5, which translates to MNLSASQCGSGCESGWTFYLDQSSYSQTRCQNFGGNFDEVYGVKGARFGVEDEEEGLSMVSDASSGPRHYYCQDYVECLDENRSFCSHPVNPEPANKTSKNKKQMKEHCSNNQQHSFLDDTASSPVISFSEKNINKDTSMELLDFSQGFSGTHFKGKSSSFQKKLGFLKSGKAGSKNLQGRSKE; encoded by the exons atgAATTTATCAGCTTCACAATGTGGTAGTGGTTGTGAATCTGGTTGGACTTTCTACTTAGATCAATCCTCTTACTCTCAAACCCGGTGTCAAAATTTTGGCGGCAACTTTGATGAGGTTTATGGGGTGAAAGGAGCTAGATTCGGGGTTGAAGATGAAGAGGAGGGTTTATCCATGGTGTCTGATGCATCTTCCGGTCCAAGACATTATTACTGCCAAGATTATGTGGAATGCCTCGATGAAAATAGAAGCTTTTGTTCTCATCCTGTAAATCCTGAACCAGCTAACAAAACCAGCAAAAACAAAAAGCAGATGAAGGAACATTGTAGCAATAATCAACAACATTCTTTTCTTGATGACACTGCCAGCTCCCCTGTAATAAGCTTTTCCGAG AAGAACATCAACAAAGATACTTCAATGGAGTTGTTGGACTTTTCACAAGGCTTTTCGGGTACACATTTTAAG GGCAAATCATCATCATTCCAGAAAAAACTTGGTTTCCTGAAATCTGGAAAAGCAGGTTCAAAAAACCTGCAG GGAAGAAGCAAGGAATGA